The following coding sequences lie in one Chanos chanos chromosome 4, fChaCha1.1, whole genome shotgun sequence genomic window:
- the ptrhd1 gene encoding putative peptidyl-tRNA hydrolase PTRHD1 produces MATTGSNVSKRLVQYVVVRSDLVHALSWPLGAVITQACHAATAAIHLNYSDPDTQEYLAELDNMHKVVLQAPDESSLSSLSNTLTEKGIAHKLWVEQPENIPTCLALKPYSKDIVQPFLRKFKLFK; encoded by the exons ATGGCAACCACAGGTAGTAACGTGTCTAAGCGTCTTGTCCAGTATGTAGTGGTGCGGTCGGACCTAGTGCATGCGTTGTCCTGGCCCTTGGGAGCGGTTATAACCCAGGCTTGTCACGCTGCTACCGCTGCCATTCATTTGAATTACAGCGACCCTGACACACAGGAGTACTTGGCTGAGCTGGACAACATGCACAAAGTGGTGTTGCAG GCCCCGGACGAGTCATCGCTGTCCAGCTTGTCAAATACTCTGACGGAAAAAGGAATTGCCCACAAACTTTGGGTGGAACAGCCAGAAAACATCCCCACCTGTCTTGCACTGAAGCCTTACTCCAAAGACATAGTGCAGCCTTTTCTACGCAAGTTCAAGTTGTTCAAATGA
- the slc25a27 gene encoding mitochondrial uncoupling protein 4 has translation MVSAEEDKSQWPRVSKFVLSACAATVAELVTFPLDLTKTRLQIQGEAALRKHGSRTTQTMYRGMIKTAVGIAREEGPLKLWQGVTPAIYRHIVYSGGRMLAYEQLRESVLGRSEDGSFPLWKAVIGGMMAGALGQFLASPTDLVKVQMQMEGKRRLEGKPPRVHGVYHAFVKILSEGGIRGLWAGWVPNVQRAALVNLGDLTTYDTVKHFLLRNTPLEDNSLCHGLASTCSGLVAATMGTPADVVKTRIMNQPRDSNGRGLLYKSSIDCLIQSVKGEGFLSLYKGFLPTWMRMAPWSMTFWLTFEQIRKAVGISSF, from the exons ATGGTCTCAGCTGAAGAGGACAAATCGCAATGGCCGCGAGTTTCAAAGTTCGTTTTGTCAGCCTGTGCTGCCACTGTTGCAGAATTGG TCACGTTTCCTCTCGACCTCACTAAAACAAGGCTGCAAATACAAGGTGAAGCTGCCCTTCGAAAGCATGGCAGTAGGACTACTCAGACCATGTACCGGGGAATGATAAAAACTGCCGTGGGAATAGCGCGTGAGGAAGGTCCCCTAAAACTATGGCAAGGGGTTACACCAGCTATCTACAGACACATAG TTTATTCAGGTGGACGCATGTTAGCGTATGAACAGCTCAGGGAGTCTGTCTTGGGGAGGTCGGAGGACGGCAGCTTTCCGCTCTG GAAAGCAGTCATTGGGGGAATGATGGCAGGTGCACTGGGACAATTCTTGGCCAGCCCCACAGACCTAGTGAAAGTACAGATGCAGATGGAGGGAAAACGCAGGCTGGAAGGCAAGCCGCCGCG AGTCCATGGTGTGTACCATGCCTTTGTGAAGATCCTTTCAGAGGGAGGAATCCGAGGTCTATGGGCTGGCTGGGTGCCCAATGTCCAACGGGCTGCCCTGGTTAACTTAGGAG ACCTTACAACATATGACACTGTGAAGCACTTTCTCCTGAGAAATACTCCTTTAGAGGATAACAGTCTTTGTCACGGACTAGCCAG CACTTGTTCTGGTCTGGTTGCTGCTACAATGGGAACTCCTGCCGACGTGGTCAAAACAAGAATCATGAACCAGCCCCGAGATTCAAATGGAAG GGGCCTTCTGTACAAGTCATCCATTGACTGTCTGATTCAGTCTGTGAAAGGAGAAGGATTTCTGTCCCTTTATAAAGGATTCCTCCCAACCTGGATGAGAATG GCTCCTTGGTCCATGACATTCTGGTTGACTTTTGAACAAATCCGGAAGGCAGTCGGCATCAGCTCTTTCTGA
- the abracl gene encoding costars family protein ABRACL, with protein MNVDHEITLLVEEIRRLGAPNADGKISVKFGVLFSDDKCANLFEALVGTLKAAKRKKVITFDGELLLQGVHDNVDVILLQD; from the exons ATGAATGTGGATCATGAGATAACCCTACTTGTTGAAGAGATCCGTCGGCTGGGTGCCCCTA ATGCTGATGGGAAGATTAGCGTCAAATTTGGGGTGTTGTTCAGTGATGACAAATGTGCTAATCTGTTTGAAGCTCTGGTCGGTACACTGAAAGCTGCCAAACGGAAGAAGGTCATCACATTTGACGGCGAGCTTCTTCTCCAAGGCGTCCATGACAACGTCGATGTCATACTGCTGCAAGACTGA